From Bdellovibrio sp. KM01:
ATGGGTTTTGATGTGACGTTGATTCAAGCCCACGGTACGGCGAAGGCTGAGCACGTAAATCACCGTGATTACTTCACAAGCTTTGCGAGCCTAGATTCTCAACTTAAAAAATATTTGTCAGAGGATGAATACACCCATGTCATTCATGCCGCTGCCGTCAGCGACTATTCTGTGGATTCCATCGAAGTCGATGGCAAAAACTATCGCCCACTGGAAGTAAAAAAAGTCAGCTCGGATGCTGAAGGAATGAATATTCACCTTAAGCGCAATCACAAGATCGTGGATCGCCTGAAAGAATATTCTAAAAACAAGGACGTGAAAGTTGTGGCATTTAAACTGACCAGCCACGCGACACTGGAACAAAAGAAAGCCGCTGTGGATAAGCTCTTCAAAGCTTCCCACGCTGATTTCGTTGTTCACAATGATTTGACAGATATTGATATTGTAAATCGCACTCACAAGTTCACCCTGTACAACCATCAAAGCTTTATTGCCTGTGAGAACCTGGATCAGCTGACAAGTGAGTTGATTCGCGTGATGCTACCAAAGGATAACCTATGATTTTATGTCTTGATGTGGGTAACACCCAAATCTTTGCAGGACTCTTTGATAAGGACAAAATGGTGATGTCTTTCCGTAAGAACTCTAAAAGCGGAGCTTCTTCGGATGAAACGGGCATCTTCTTGCGCACGGCTATTCGTGAAAACGGTTACGACCCCGCACAAGTAAAACAAATTGCGATCTGCTCGGTAGTGCCAGAAGTGATTTATTCTCTGCGTGGTGCCTGCATGAAATACTTCAATATCAATCCCTTCATCCTGCAAGCAGGAGTTAAAACGGGTTTACGCGTGAAGTATCGAAACCCTTTGGAAGTGGGCGCCGATCGTATCGCAAATTCCATCGCAGGAACACACCTGTATCCGAATAAGAACCTGATCATCGTGGATCTGGGCACGGCGACAACATTCTGTGCTGTTTCTAAAGAGAAAGATTACTTAGGTGGCTCCATCGTGTCGGGCCTTCGTCTGTGCATGGAGGCTTTGGAAAGTAAGACAGCCAAGTTGCCATCGGTTGAAATCGTTCCCATGCACGAGGCTTTAGGTCGCACCACAATTGAAAGTATTCAATCTGGTTTGTACTACGGTCACTTGGGCACGATGAAGGAAATCATTGGTCGCATCACACGTGAATGTTTTCAGGATGAAAAGCCTTTCGTTATCGGCACAGGTGGGTTCTCTTCCTTATTTGAAAAAGAAAAAGTTTTCGACGTTATTATCCCTGACTTAGTTTTAAAAGGAATGCTGATCGCACTTCAGCATAATGCTTAGAGGTTATTATGAATGTATCACTACTTAGAACCAAAATTCACAGAGCCACAGTTACAGAATCAGATCTAAACTATGAAGGTTCGATCAGCATCTGCCCGGATCTGATCAAAGCCTCTGGTTTATTGATGAACGAACGCGTGGATATCTATAACTGCAATAACGGCGCACGCTTCTCCACTTACGTAATCTTAGGCGACAAAGGCGACATCTGCCTAAACGGCGCAGCTGCTCGCCACGTTCAAAAAGGTGATCTGGTGATCATCTGCTCTTACTGCGGTCTTTCCATGGAAGAAGCTAAAAAATTCGAACCAACAGTAGTCTTCGTGGACGAAAAAAACCGCGTAAAAGAAAAACGCGCCGAATCCCACAAAAACAATAAAAAGAAAAACAAGTAAAAGGTCGCGCCAGTCCCGGGCTCTCACCCGGGATTTTTCATTTCTTACCTAGAATTGTCGAAAATGGCGATGATGTCGTACCTTCAGATGCAAAATACTGGCAAGAAAATTGAATTTCACCATATCTCACAATCATTCTTAAATTACTTTTACAAATTGGATTATCTGCAAAGATCACCGTCGATACGACAGTTTCATCCCTTCCTTTATCAGTAGCCTTTGATCTTAAAATCTGCACAACAGTTTTTCGACCATTTGTTTCTTCACCGCAGTTATTTGGCTCTGTGATGACAAACTTCAAACGCAAAACCGAGTTGTAATCTTCCTGGAAGTATATAGACCCTTCCATGGGATTTCCCCCCACACTGGTTTCATAGGTCATCAAATTTTCATCTTGGAAAAGACGTGATCCTGCTATTTGCGCGCCAAATTGTCCCGTTCCATTTGAAGCGTCACATGCAAACAGGTCTCGGATACCAAACTGTGAACCAATTTTCCCTTTACGCTTCGCCACGCTGACCAGAGAGGTTGCAACCGCATCCAAAAGATCCCTGCCTGATTTAAAAGGACCGATCTTTTCGTTATCCGTTACTGCTCTACCCTCAAACAGCACCTTATGTTCAAATTCATGAGTTATCAGGAATAAAACTTGGACCGGAGCCATGGTACGCATTGAATCCCTATGAAATTCAATCGCTCCCTCGGGGCCTAAGCTCGTTCTAGCAGCCACCGACATTGCTTTGCCATCGGGTCCTTGAACATATAATGGCTCCTCTCGTAAAACAAAGTCAGTCGGTTTATCTCCACTACTTAGCGTCAGAATCTGATGTCCCACTTTAAAAAAGAAATCACGACAGAACTGAACCTGCTCCACAGAC
This genomic window contains:
- a CDS encoding type III pantothenate kinase, with the translated sequence MILCLDVGNTQIFAGLFDKDKMVMSFRKNSKSGASSDETGIFLRTAIRENGYDPAQVKQIAICSVVPEVIYSLRGACMKYFNINPFILQAGVKTGLRVKYRNPLEVGADRIANSIAGTHLYPNKNLIIVDLGTATTFCAVSKEKDYLGGSIVSGLRLCMEALESKTAKLPSVEIVPMHEALGRTTIESIQSGLYYGHLGTMKEIIGRITRECFQDEKPFVIGTGGFSSLFEKEKVFDVIIPDLVLKGMLIALQHNA
- the panD gene encoding aspartate 1-decarboxylase; this translates as MNVSLLRTKIHRATVTESDLNYEGSISICPDLIKASGLLMNERVDIYNCNNGARFSTYVILGDKGDICLNGAAARHVQKGDLVIICSYCGLSMEEAKKFEPTVVFVDEKNRVKEKRAESHKNNKKKNK